A window of Cryptomeria japonica chromosome 3, Sugi_1.0, whole genome shotgun sequence contains these coding sequences:
- the LOC131075798 gene encoding transcription termination factor MTERF5, chloroplastic, translating to MLVLKCIFSPVRCPVPYGIFSKYLMFSTSNLSNATTPKPRTEAKEDYRQRRQIAMTQFLLNECGLSEAQVSDLASRRAKMFRTKSTLRAQQAIEFFRDSGFTENQVRKILCSKPVVLSLKVDTQLKPKIEFLKELGFTDSNLGLILSIAPNLLCISLERNLSPRIPILVSLFGSKLNLCKALVSYPRILDYKFENLKHKIDILKQYGIQD from the coding sequence ATGCTAGTTCTCAAATGTATTTTCTCACCAGTCAGGTGCCCTGTACCATATGGAATTTTCTCAAAATATTTAATGTTCTCGACCTCAAATTTGTCAAATGCCACAACACCAAAGCCACGAACTGAAGCAAAAGAAGATTACAGGCAGCGGCGACAAATTGCTATGACCCAGTTTTTGCTCAATGAATGTGGGCTTTCGGAGGCCCAAGTATCAGATCTTGCTAGCAGGCGTGCAAAAATGTTTAGGACCAAATCTACCCTTAGAGCCCAGCAGGCGATCGAGTTCTTCAGAGACTCAGGATTCACTGAAAATCAGGTAAGGAAAATCCTTTGTTCAAAACCTGTTGTTTTGAGTCTCAAAGTGGATACCCAGTTAAAGCCCAAGATCGAGTTCCTGAAGGAATTAGGTTTTACTGACAGTAACCTGGGACTCATCTTGTCTATTGCACCCAATTTGCTCTGCATCAGTTTGGAACGAAACTTAAGCCCTAGAATTCCCATACTTGTAAGCTTATTTGGTTCAAAGCTTAATCTATGCAAAGCTCTCGTGTCGTATCCTAGGATATTGGattataaatttgaaaatttgaaacataAAATAGATATTCTAAAGCAATACGGGATTCAAGATTAG